The Flavivirga eckloniae genomic interval GCGAACGCGACAAAATTGAAGAAATTATAGACGCCAGAACGAGCGATGCTATTGCATTGGCGCTTCGCTTCGACGCACCAATTTTTACTTATAAAAACATTCTAGATAAGGCTGGTATATACCTAAAAGTGAATCCGAAGGATGAAGACCAAGATAGTATTTTGGTTGACGATTTAGTTTCTGATGAACTAGAGCCAAACGCACCTCGCGAAAATCTTAAAGGAAAAACACTTGAAGAGCTGCATAAATTGTTAAACGATGCTGTTTCTAATGAAGACTATGAAAAAGCAGCACATATTCGTGACGAAATCTCGAAACGAGAATAATACTTTCTTTTTAGTATGAAAAAGTTTTCATTGTTCATTGTCGCTATTTTTTTCTTATTTATGGCGTCGAATACAATAGCACAAGAAGCAAATGAAACAAAACAATTGGATTCTGTTCAAAATGAAACAGTTGTTCAACAAACTACGACTGGTAACAATTCCAAAGACACATTAAACATTAATGGTGTAGATTCTAAAATTGAAAATACATCAACAGAACAAGAACAAACTGCCAGTACTTCCACAGTCACCATTATTCCAAGTCAGGGTTTTTCAATAAACAGTTTATGGCGAGGTATCTTAGGAATGGTTTGCTTGGTATTTCTGGCATTTCTATTTAGCAGCAACAGGAGAGCTATTAATTGGAAAATTGTTGGTATTGGCTTAGCGTTTCAATTATTGATCGCTATTGGCGTTTTAAAAGTTGAATTCATCAAAAATATTTTTGAATTTATTGGAGGACTTTTTGTTGAGATTCTGGAATTTACAAGAGCAGGTAGTAAATTTTTATTTGATGGGCTTGTTGTAGATATGGATACTTTCGGGTTTATATTTGCCTTTCAAGTATTACCAACCATAATATTCTTTTCTGCGTTAACCTCGGTTTTATTTTACTTAGGTATTATTCAAAAAGTTGTAAAAGCTATGGCTTGGCTACTCTCTAAAGCTCTAAAAATTTCAGGAGCCGAAAGCTTAAGTGTTGCAGGAAACATCTTTTTGGGTCAAACAGAAGCACCGCTTTTAATAAAAGCGTATTTGGAAAAAATGAACAAATCCGAAATACTATTGGTCATGATTGGTGGTATGGCAACCGTTGCTGGAGCTGTACTAGCAGCATACATAGGCTTTTTAGGAGGTAACGATCCAGAACTTAGGTTGTTTTACGCCAAACACCTTTTAGCCGCCTCTGTTATGGCAGCTCCAGGTGCTATAGTTATTTCAAAAATACTCTATCCGCAAACAGAAGATGTTAATACAGACGTTAAGGTTTCTCAGGAAAAAATAGGAGCCAATTTTTTAGACGCTATCGCTAACGGAACTACAGAAGGCTTAAAACTAGCCGTTAATGTAGGCGCCATGCTTTTAGTTTTTGTTGCTTTTATTGCCATGTTTAATGGCATATTAGGTTGGGTTGGTGATATTTCTTCAATAAACACTTGGGTAGCCGATAACACACCATACGAAAGTCTATCGCTTGAATTAATTTTAGGCTATGTCTTTGCTCCACTTATGTGGCTTATTGGAGTTGCTAAAGAGGATATGGCCTTAATGGGACAATTATTAGGAATTAAATTAGCAGCTAGTGAATTTATAGGCTATATACAATTGAGAGATTTAAAAGATACTACAAATGCCATTCACCTTAATTACGAAAAATCTGTAATTATGGCCACTTATATGCTGTGCGGTTTTGCTAATTTCGCATCTATTGGTATTCAAATTGGAGGTATTGGTTCGTTAGCACCAGGGCAACGAAAATTACTATCTCAATTTGGTATGAAAGCCTTAATTGGAGGTACTATCGCCTCATTAATTTCTGCTACTATAGCTGGAATGATTATCGGTTAACCTATTCCTGCGCAGGCAGGAATCTCCTTTTTTATAGTTAATATGAATCTGAGATAAGGATTTACTTGCCCGCAACTATAAACATAACCGTGCCGGCAGACAAGGCAATAAAACAATCTTTTAATCCATTAACAAACTGTTACATTTAGCAAAAAAGCAAAATTCGTAGTGAAGTATAACAGTTAATAACTTTATAATAATATATCTGAGCATCAAGCCTTAGAATATGATGCTTTTTTATAATTTTATCGCCAATATTTTTTGTTATACTGAGCGCAATCGAAGTATCTTTAATAAAAGATTTTCGCTATATTCTCAATCTATTTTTTAATTTAAAGAGATTCCTGCCTTCGCAGGAAATTGTTATGAAGCAATACCACGACCTAGTAAAACATGTTTTAGAAAACGGAAATGAAAAAGGAGACCGTACTGGTACCGGAACAAAAAGTGTTTTCGGATACCAAATGCGATTTGATCTAAGTGAAGGTTTTCCAATGGTTACTACCAAAAAACTACACTTAAAGTCTATAATTTACGAATTACTTTGGTTTTTAAAAGGCGACACCAACATTAAATATCTTACAGAAAACGGTGTGCGCATATGGAATGAGTGGGCAGACGATCATGGTAATTTAGGTCCTGTATACGGCCATCAATGGCGTAACTGGAATAGCGATGAGATCGATCAAATTAAAGATGTTATCAATACACTAAAAAATAATCCCGACAGTCGTAGAATGATGGTTTCTGCCTGGAATCCATCTGTATTGCCCGACACCTCTAAATCATTCAGCGAAAACGTTGCGAATGGTAAAGCAGCATTACCTCCATGCCATGCGTTCTTTCAATTTTATGTAGCTAACGGAAAGTTATCTTGTCAATTATATCAACGCAGTGCAGATATCTTTTTAGGAGTACCTTTTAATATAGCATCTTATGCCCTATTCACTATGATGATGGCTCAAGTTTGTGGTTACGAAGCTGGTGAATTTATTCATACGTTTGGCGATGCACATATTTACAGCAACCACTACGAACAATTAGAGCTGCAATTATCCAGAACCATCAGGCCTTTACCTAAAATGATACTAAACCCAAAGGTTAAGGATATTTTCGACTTTACTTTTGATGATTTTACTTTAGAAGACTACAATCCACATCCACACATAAAAGGAACAGTAGCCGTATAAAAAAAGTACTTCCCTTAACCAAAGGAAAGTACTTTCTTCTTTAAAATTAGGTTGGATTTAACTAAACGTTTAGTACACCGTTTTCGGTTGATGCATAATCGTTCCACGCATAGGCGTCTGCTTGATCATCGTTAATGTAATTACCATCAACAACGTATCTAAACTCATAAGAGTTATCTTTTTCTAAATTTACGGTACCTTTAAACGTACCGTTTTTAAGTTTTTTAAGGGAGGTAGACTCTGTATTCCATTCGTTGAAGGTACCAACTACTAAAACCTCGTTTGCTTCTTTGGCAGGTACAGAAAAAGTAACTTTACAAATTGGCTTGCTTTTTAAGTATTGCTTTGTAATTGCCATAATTTAATATTTTTGTGTGTTGCTGTTTCTAACAAATTTATAAAACTATGCGCCAGAATTCGCATATAATCTGGTAAACCAAAAAGAATTATCAATTTCTTAAGTATTACCTTACATAAATTTAAACTACACAAAATAGCCCTACTAAATTTAACAGATTACCAAAACGGTTGGTTCTCTCTTTATTGATTTCCAAAGGCTTTAAAACATAAACGATTTCGTCCGTAAACATAAAAAATTCAACAAATTATTATAACTTTACATCAGTTATTAAATGCCTATGTTTGGAAAAAAGAAAGAACAACCTCAAATAGATAAAGAACAGTTAGAGCTTATTAAAAATGCCCAAAAACGTATTAAACAAAAAAAACGTTTATACATTCACTTTGTTATTTTTTTAATTGGCTCGGTATTTATAATTGTTGCCAATACAGTTCTCGAGATCGGTAAAGATTTCACTCTATTTGGTAAAGAATGGTTTTTGTTTGCCATACTAATTTGGTTATTCTTTTTAATTTATCATGTGTTTAATGTGTTTGTCACACATAAATTCATGGGGAAAGCATGGGAAAAAACACAATTGGATAAACTCATTGTTCAACAGAAACTAAGGATAGAACAATTAAAAAATGAACTAGAGAAAGAAGCTCCTATTATAGCAGAAAGCGAACACTATAATGAATCTCTAAACAAAAAAGAAAAAACATCTGAACTTACTATAATTGGTGCTGCTGCAGAAAATGACGCTATTGGTAAAGACAATAAATTGATCTGGCATTTAAGCGACGATTTAAAACGTTTTAAAAGCCTAACTAACGGACATCATATCATTATGGGTAGGAAAACGTTTGAAAGCTTTCCGAAGCCACTTCCTAACAGAACTCATATAGTGATTACTAGACAAAGCGATTACAACGTTCCCGACGGTGTTATTATAGTGCATAGCTTAGATGAAGCTATTAAAGCCGCAAAAAACGACCCGCAACCTTTTGTTATTGGTGGAGGAGAAATATACAAACAAGCCTTACTTGTAGCAGATAAAATTGAACTCACCCGCGTACACGAAAATTTTGAAGGCGATGCCTTCTTTCCCGAAATAGATACTTCTATTTGGAAAGAAACTGCTAATACATTTCATACTAAAGACGATAAGCATGAGCATGAGTTTTCGTTTTTGACTTATGAAAGGAGGTAGATTAAAACCTCTAGTTACCATTCATTTAAAAAGCAGGCAATCCTTATATTTATTGGCTTCGACTTACAGCTAAAATCCTAATTTGAGTAATATTAGATACAAATAGCCCTACCCTGGAATAATATTTTTCAAATTTTATTTGCGTAACTGATTGGTTACTTATATATTTGTAACCGATTAGTTACGTATTTTATGAGAAGAGATGTTTTTCAAGCCATAGCGGATCCAATAAGAAGGGATATTATAGAAATATTATCTACCGAAGTATTAACGGTAAATGAAATAGCCGAAAAATTCGAAATCAGCAGGCCTGCGATTTCAAAACACTTAAAAATATTAAACGAATGTGGTATAATAACTTTCAACCAAAGCGGTAGGGAACGTTTATGCCTTATTCAACCAAAAACATTAATTCCAGCCTTCCTATGGATAAAACAATACAACAAGTTATGGGAAGATCGAATTGACTCTTTCGAAAATTACATAAACCAGTTACAAACAAAAAAGAAAAATAATGAGTGATTTAAAAAACAGAACTTTAACTATAGAAAAAACATTCAATGCTCCAATCGATTTAGTTTGGGAAGCCTGGACGCAACCAGAACATATTTTAAAATGGTGGGTGCCAAATGGAATGGATGTACAAATTATAGAACACGACTTTAAAGTTGGTGGCAAATGGAAATATACCATGCTCATGCCAGATGGCAGTGAATTTGTATCAGAAGGTACTTATAAGGAAATTATTGAACTAGAGAAAATCGTGACTTCGGCAGATTTTAAACCTATGACCGAGGATGTTGAGATACAAACCCTTTTTGAAGCCGATGGAGACAAAACAAAGTTTGTTTTTAGCGTAATCCATGCCACTCCGGAATATTGTAAACAACAAGAAGAAATGGGCTTTTATAATGGTTGGGGATCTGCATTAGACCGATTGGAAAAAGTTTTAGATACAATTATTCTTAATTAAGAATAAAATCGACTTCAAAACAATTATTTTTGAAATAGAAACAAACTTAAAGAATAATGACTTGTGATGAAATCATAGAACGTCTTTATCACTTAAAAGATGCTGAAAAAATAGTCTTCAAGGAGAAGAAATTTGGAGTTATAGCACATAATTCTCTTGGCATCTACCACAAAGACCTAAAAGTCATTGCTAAAGAAATTGGGCAAGACAATCAACTTGCCCTTCAACTTTTCGATAGCGGTATTTACGAAGCTCGCCTTTTATGCAGTAAACTCTTTAAACCTAAAGATGTTACCGAACAACTAATGGAAAAATGGGTGAAAACATTTGAGAATTGGGAAATTTGCGACAGCTTTTCTATGGCACTTTTTGCCAAAAGTAAATTTGCACTTGCAAAAATATTAGAATGGACAAAAAGAAAACCAGAATTCGAGAAAAGAGCAGGCTTTGCTATTATGGCTTCTTACTGTATGGCCGATAAAAATTCAGGAAATGAGTTGTTTGAACAGTTTTTCCCTATCATAAAACAGGAAGCAAATGACGACAGAATCTATGTAAAAAAAGCCGTGAATTGGGCATTGAGGAATATCGGTAAACGGAACGTCGATTTGAACAAAATGGCAATAAAAACGGCCAACGAAATACTGGAACTTGAAAGTCCTGCTGCAAAATGGATAGCAAAGAATGCCTTAACCGAACTACAAAAAGAGCACATAAGAATGTCTGATTACCCAAGAAGCGAATACAGATAATAAATGAAAATAGCATATATACTTTTTGACGACATAACGCTTTTAGATTTTATCGGGTTTTACGACCCTATAAAAAACATAAAAACCAAAGGGTTTATAGAAAATCTTAGTTGGGATTTGTGTGCTACCAAAAAATCGATAAAAGATAGTTTTGGGCTAGAAATCGTTGTTGATAAAATTAAACCTGATCTATCAAATTACGATATGATCGTC includes:
- a CDS encoding DNA alkylation repair protein — translated: MTCDEIIERLYHLKDAEKIVFKEKKFGVIAHNSLGIYHKDLKVIAKEIGQDNQLALQLFDSGIYEARLLCSKLFKPKDVTEQLMEKWVKTFENWEICDSFSMALFAKSKFALAKILEWTKRKPEFEKRAGFAIMASYCMADKNSGNELFEQFFPIIKQEANDDRIYVKKAVNWALRNIGKRNVDLNKMAIKTANEILELESPAAKWIAKNALTELQKEHIRMSDYPRSEYR
- a CDS encoding thymidylate synthase, with translation MKQYHDLVKHVLENGNEKGDRTGTGTKSVFGYQMRFDLSEGFPMVTTKKLHLKSIIYELLWFLKGDTNIKYLTENGVRIWNEWADDHGNLGPVYGHQWRNWNSDEIDQIKDVINTLKNNPDSRRMMVSAWNPSVLPDTSKSFSENVANGKAALPPCHAFFQFYVANGKLSCQLYQRSADIFLGVPFNIASYALFTMMMAQVCGYEAGEFIHTFGDAHIYSNHYEQLELQLSRTIRPLPKMILNPKVKDIFDFTFDDFTLEDYNPHPHIKGTVAV
- a CDS encoding dihydrofolate reductase, which translates into the protein MFGKKKEQPQIDKEQLELIKNAQKRIKQKKRLYIHFVIFLIGSVFIIVANTVLEIGKDFTLFGKEWFLFAILIWLFFLIYHVFNVFVTHKFMGKAWEKTQLDKLIVQQKLRIEQLKNELEKEAPIIAESEHYNESLNKKEKTSELTIIGAAAENDAIGKDNKLIWHLSDDLKRFKSLTNGHHIIMGRKTFESFPKPLPNRTHIVITRQSDYNVPDGVIIVHSLDEAIKAAKNDPQPFVIGGGEIYKQALLVADKIELTRVHENFEGDAFFPEIDTSIWKETANTFHTKDDKHEHEFSFLTYERR
- a CDS encoding ArsR/SmtB family transcription factor, which translates into the protein MRRDVFQAIADPIRRDIIEILSTEVLTVNEIAEKFEISRPAISKHLKILNECGIITFNQSGRERLCLIQPKTLIPAFLWIKQYNKLWEDRIDSFENYINQLQTKKKNNE
- a CDS encoding SRPBCC domain-containing protein gives rise to the protein MSDLKNRTLTIEKTFNAPIDLVWEAWTQPEHILKWWVPNGMDVQIIEHDFKVGGKWKYTMLMPDGSEFVSEGTYKEIIELEKIVTSADFKPMTEDVEIQTLFEADGDKTKFVFSVIHATPEYCKQQEEMGFYNGWGSALDRLEKVLDTIILN
- a CDS encoding bifunctional nuclease family protein translates to MSLVRLNIKGISYSQTQNGAYALILNELEGDRKLPIVIGAFEAQSIAIALEKEIRPPRPLTHDLFKNFADRFDIVVKQVIIHKLVDGVFYSSLICERDKIEEIIDARTSDAIALALRFDAPIFTYKNILDKAGIYLKVNPKDEDQDSILVDDLVSDELEPNAPRENLKGKTLEELHKLLNDAVSNEDYEKAAHIRDEISKRE
- a CDS encoding isoamylase early set domain-containing protein, translating into MAITKQYLKSKPICKVTFSVPAKEANEVLVVGTFNEWNTESTSLKKLKNGTFKGTVNLEKDNSYEFRYVVDGNYINDDQADAYAWNDYASTENGVLNV
- a CDS encoding NupC/NupG family nucleoside CNT transporter yields the protein MASNTIAQEANETKQLDSVQNETVVQQTTTGNNSKDTLNINGVDSKIENTSTEQEQTASTSTVTIIPSQGFSINSLWRGILGMVCLVFLAFLFSSNRRAINWKIVGIGLAFQLLIAIGVLKVEFIKNIFEFIGGLFVEILEFTRAGSKFLFDGLVVDMDTFGFIFAFQVLPTIIFFSALTSVLFYLGIIQKVVKAMAWLLSKALKISGAESLSVAGNIFLGQTEAPLLIKAYLEKMNKSEILLVMIGGMATVAGAVLAAYIGFLGGNDPELRLFYAKHLLAASVMAAPGAIVISKILYPQTEDVNTDVKVSQEKIGANFLDAIANGTTEGLKLAVNVGAMLLVFVAFIAMFNGILGWVGDISSINTWVADNTPYESLSLELILGYVFAPLMWLIGVAKEDMALMGQLLGIKLAASEFIGYIQLRDLKDTTNAIHLNYEKSVIMATYMLCGFANFASIGIQIGGIGSLAPGQRKLLSQFGMKALIGGTIASLISATIAGMIIG